The following nucleotide sequence is from Flavobacterium sp. N1736.
CTTACCGGTAGATTTAGGGAGTTAATTCACAACAATATTAAAACACACCATCTGGTTAATTATTATGCTTCTCTGCTTAATGTGACACCCAATCATTTAAATAAATCGGTAAAATCAGCAACGGGTCAAACAGCTACTAAATGGATTGATGAAACCATTTTATTAGAAGCCAAATATTTACTCTTTCAAACTACGCTTTCTGTAAGCGAAATTGCTATTGAAGTTGGACATGAGGATCATTCTTACTTTTCTCGTTTTTTCAAAAAATACGAAGGCATTACTCCTATTCAATATCGAAAATTGATTGATAAGTCCTAATTATTGATTGCGAAATCCTATTAAACTTATCGTTGATTTATTGAAATTTGCCCTATAAAAAGAGTGAATTATGATTTATGTATTTAAAACAACGGTTGATTCAAAATCGAAATTTGAGTCTGCAAGTGCGTTACTTCACGAATTGTTGCCTAACGCTACATGGAATTTTGATCTTGAAGATTGTGACAACATTTTAAGAATTGACAGTGAATACGAAATTTCTGAATCGATGTTGGACAATACTATTTTCGATTGTATCGAATTAGAATAATCAGACTTAGCCTAAATCTTTTTTTTTAACCTCAACTTATTTCTAGTTTTTAGTCTCAGTTTTCAGTCTCAGTTTCTCTTTGAGTCTGGAGAAACTTTGTCAAAGTTAGAAAAATTAGAAACAAACAAAAGGGATGCGAAAACCGCATCCCTTTTTAAACTAACTCTGTAAAAAATTCTTATTTTATCCAACGTGGATCTCCAATTGCGTTGTCTTTTAAAGTTTGGTTACCAATGGTGAAATCACCTGCTGCAGCGTTTGTAAACTGCGGATTAGCGGTAATTCCTGTAGCATCAATTTTATTTAAGGCAATCGTTGCATCCATAAAACTTGCTGCGTTGTAATAATACGTTTTAGTAAATGTTGGCGCTTTTGTAGCAGCCTGATTGGTATAAATTGCAGTAGTTTCTGCAATCAACGTATTTCTTACTATTGACGTATTATCATTAAAACGAACGTATAATATTCTTTTTGGTGCTGCTGTACTAGATACTTTGTATAAGGTACATTTGTCAATTAATACATTGGTTATTAAACCTGTACCTGAGAAACCTGCAGCTGGCGCAACGGCATCGGCTCTAACAAAATCACGGGCAGTTGAACAGTTATCAAATGTGCTGTTTTTAAGAATAATGTCAGCAACATATGTATTTCTGAAATCAATAAAATCGGCACCTGCATTTGTATTTACATTTCTAACAATACTATTGTCTACAACAAAAGATTTTACTTTTGTCGCACTTGCATTTGCAGAAACCAATGCACGTGCGTAATCATGAACTTTACAACCGCTTATTAAAATATCATTGTATATACTTGAAGCTCCGGTAATGGTAAGAAGTGCAGAATTGGTTATTCCTGTACCATTTAAATCCAAATCGATCAAACTTACTGCAGAAGCTCCGGCAGCAGCAGTAAACGTTACATTTACTAATGGCATGTCATATCTTTTAACTCCTCTGATGGTAACCGGTTTAGTTAGTACTATATCGCCAATATAAGCGTTATAGTTTCCAGGCATTAGATAAAGTTTTGCATTTGGCGCTGCTTGTGTTATGATGGTATTTAAATTATCTGTCGGATTAACTACAGTTCCTGTTGACACATCAACACCGGTTGTAAATGTTGCGGTACCTCTTGTTTTAGTTCCGTTTAGCAATGTAGCGGTGTAGAATGTATCACCTGTAAGTCCTGTTACAGTAGCAACTCCGGCAAGTTTTTCTGCGGGAGTTATTGTGTGTGTAATATTTCCCGGAGCAGCAGTAATTTGTGTTACATTACTATTAGCCGGCCATCTTAATGTTGCAGATGCTCCTTCAACATCAGTTTCCAGAACCGGGAAGAAAATTTGCTCTGATAAAGTTGTTGCTGTAACAACAGACCAGCTAGAATCTGCTAATCCGGTTGTGCCAACTGCTTTTACTCTGATTGAATATACGGTTTCTCCTTCTAATGCAACTTGTATAGGCAATTGCTCTTGTGTTACATTTAATGTTTTGTAAATTGTTGTAAAATTGGGATCATCTGCACTAAATTCTACAACAAAATGATCTGCAACTTCGTCTTGTTTCAGCGTCCAGTCAAGTTCGACAGTTGTTTGATTTCTGATTGTTGCTTTTACTCCAATAGGAGAAAATTCTCTGCTTACATTAAGAGTTTCTACCACTCCATCATTATAACTTTCACAACCCGAAAATGCGGCTGTCAGTACTAATGACATTATTAATCCTTTAAATATATATTTTGTTTTCATAAACATGATGCCTTATAATTAATTAATAATTGTGTGTGATTAATAATTGTAATCATTAACCAATTTACCATTACTTCCGTCAATAAACACTTGCCATATTGGCCAGAATTGTCTATTATCAGGATTAACACCAGCTTTATAAAGCGTATTTATCTTTGTATCTGTAGCAGTACCTGTCCATGTCCATGCAAATGCAGTATAAGCAGCTCCCGGATTTGTAGTTTCTCCTTTATTCAAACCATAAATATCAAGACTTACATTGTCTGCTTTATATTTATAATACAAAGTTGAAGGTACAGTTGCATATTCACCAATATGTTGCGACAGATTTGTCATTTTTGCTTTAGCTTCATCTAATTTTGTTTTCAGTAAATTCCAACGAATAAGGTTTTGCTTACGCTCCATTTCTCCTGTAAATTCATATTTATTTTCTTCAACAAGAGCATTAAACATGGCGTCTTTTCCAGTCAAAGCATTTACATAATTATCCACTTTGTCAGCCTGAACAGCTGCAGGAAACGCTCTTCTGCGTATTTCTTTTAAGTATGGCGCTGCTGCTGACGGACCTTCAATTTCATTGGCGGCTTCTGCTGCAATTAAAAGTACTTCGGCATAACGCATATAAATTTTATTTACTCCATCATCGTTTGTTGAGGTAACAAAACGTGTCATCCATTCGTAACGGTATTTTCCGAAATACCAGGTATTTAAAGCTCCAAGTTCTTGTTTGGCAACATTATTTACAGCTGTACCATACTTATAAGGCACACAAGTAACATCTCTACGGGTATCTGTTGGATCATAATCGTAAAAAACGAAAGGAAGCGGTCCTGCAGTTCCACCACGATTTGGTCCGTTTGCATGAAATTGATCATTTGTAGTATGTCGAACTGCAAATGTAAATAACATACGGCCTCTACCTTCTGAAAACGGAAGTTCCCACAGCGATTCTCCACCGGCAACTAAATATTCCTGATTGTATTTTCTCCAAAATGTTTCAAAAGATGGCTCTAAATGTGCGGATCCGCTTTGAATCACATCACGAGATTCTTTTAATGCCAATGCATACATAACAGGAACAGAAAGTTCAGGATCTGTACTTCTTCTTACTCCGTCAGGATATTGCTGATAACCGCTTGCAACCATTGCTAAACGTGCACGGAAACCTTTTACAAAAGCTTTATTAATTCTTTCTACTTTGCTTGTTGCAGCAGTTTCACCCGGCCATGGAACCAGTGTTGATGCTTCGGCTAAATCTGCAATAAGCTGTTTGTAGATAACGTCTCTGCTTGTTTTTCCAACATAAAGAGTTGCATTGTTAACCGGCTCAAAACGAGCAGGTACATCTCCCCACGCTTTAATTAAATCCGCATAATAAATCGCTCTTAATGTCAAAGCTTCTCCTAATAAATATCCTAATTCTGATCCTGCTGTTGGGTTACCGTAAGCACGTAAACCGCGAATACAAATATTAGCACGCTCAATTCCTGAATACATCATTGCCCATGCATTATTAGTGGTATTCATTTGAGAATTATTCGCTTTTGCATCATACGTACATAAATCTGATGCGTCACTTACTGTTTGAGAAGAGTTATACCACTCCACATCAGTATTTAAACCGTAAAAAGGAAGGAAACGACCTCTGTACGAGTTAGTTTCTGCAAACGGAATTTTAATTCCGTCAATTGCGCCTTCAGCTAATCCCGGACTAGAAAAAATAACTGATTCATCTAATGTTGATTCTGCCGGAGCATCTAAATAATTATCGGAGCAGGAAGTAAAAATACTTGCTAGAATAATTCCTGCTATTAATATTTTATGTTTCATCTTCTGAAAGTTTTACTGAATTAAAAATTAAGGTTTAAACCAAATATCAACTGTCTGCTTCTTGGGTAAGCTGAATAATCAACTCCCGGAGTAAGCGGCGTATTTCTTCTTGTTGAAGATTCAGGATCTGGTCCGGAATATTTTGTCCAGACAAAAACGTTACTCGCCGTAAGATAAAATCTCAACTTAGAAACCCCTAATGCAGAAGTTAAATCATTTGGAGTAGTATACCCTAAACTTAACGTATTAAGTCTCAAGAAAGATCCGTCTTCAACAGCCCAGTCGCTAAAAACATAACGAGGCATATAAGGAGACCACATTGTTGTATTTGCATTTAAAGCTGTCAACGCAGCAGGATCTGTTACTAATTGTCCCGAAGCAGGATCAAGATTTGTCCATCTTTGTCCATCTGCCATTTCAGAATTTAAATTTCTATATTGTCCGTTTGGAATTGATGTAGAAAATTCGATTTTGTTTGCGTTGTAAACATCATTTCCTATGCTATAATTGAATGCTGCAGAAAGATCAAATCCATACGCATTCGCATTTAATACAAAACCTCCTGTAGCTTTTGGGTTCGCATTTCCGATAACAGTTAAATCGTTTGCATCTACTTTATTATCACCAGTAATATCTTTTAATTTCATTGCACCCGGTTTCATAGGCCCAACAATAGTAGTACCATCCGGCACTCCGGTTTTTAAAGTATATGTTCCTGCATTATAGTCGAAATCAGATACTTCATAACGTCCGTCGCTTTTGTATCCATACATGATACCTATTGGCTGACCTACGTTTACTAAATAATCATTTCCAATAGCTGTAGAAGCCCATCCGGAACCTTGTCCGAAATTATTCATTATACCAAGCGAATTAATTTTATTTGTATTAAATCCGGCATTAAAAGATACGCTTACTCCATATTTAGGTCTTTCAATAAGGTTAAGATTTAAAGTTGCCTCAACCCCGCTGTTTTGTACCTCACCCATATTTCTGTATTGAAAATCATATCCTCCTCCAGAAATTGGGAAGTTTATTAATAGATCTTTTGTGACATTTTTATACACCTCAACAGATCCTGTAACACGATTTTTGAATAAGTCAAAATCTAAACCAATGTTTTGTGTTACTGTAGTTTCCCATTTTAAATCCGGATTAGCCATTGTTTTAGAAGCTGCCCAAAAATTATCTACACCGTTAATCCATGTAGAAGTAGATGATATGAAACTTTGAACCATTTGTCCTGTCGGAATATTATTATTACCGGCTTCACCATAACTTACTCTCAGTTTAAGCAAATTAACCCACGAAGCATTTTTCATAAATTCCTCTCCTGAAATTTTCCATGCTGCTGCAGCTGCCGGGAAAAATCCCCATTTATTATCTCCTAAAAATTTACTTGAACCATCGGCACGATATGTTGCTGTAAAAAGGTAACGATCTTTATAATCATAATTAACACGACCAAAGAAAGAAAGTAATTTATCATCCGGAAAATAGAAATTATCAACTGAAACCGGCGTTCCCTGAGTCGTCAGTTTTTTTGCCTGATCTATACCAAAAGATAATGGATAACCGTGAATTGCAGTGTTTACATCGTTTCTTTGAAAGTCTATAGATTCCTCACCTAAAAGGAATTTTAAACCATGATTTTCTCCAACTAATCTTTTCAAATCATAGTTAAGTGTATTTGCATTTCTAAAACGAACATCTTTTCTGTCTCCTAAAATCATTGCAGGCATACCTTGTCTTTCTGCTGCAGGATTATTTTTTACATAATAAGTAGAACGTCCATAATAACGATAATCTAAATAATTATAGTTATCCAAACCTAATTCAGTTTTAAACACTAAATCTGAAGTAAGTTTCCATGCAAAACTGCCCAACATATTAAAGTTTTTTCTGAATTGCTGACGATCTGTATCATAAATAGCTACGAAAGGATGTGTCAGATTTTCAGAAACTGCTTCATCTGTATCGTCTGTTGTTAATCCCGGAACCGGAATTGGAGCATATCCTACAACATTTTTTAAACGAGAGTCTGCAGATGAAACCTCATTTTGTTCATTCATACCTCCACCATTAATCTCAGTATCTGAATAACGTACTGTAAATGAAAGATCAACTTTATCAGAAGCTTTACTATTCATAGCAAGCGACAAGTTATTTCTGCTAAAATCTGATCCCAGCATTATCGCTTTTTCATCATAATGAGCATAATTAAAATTGAAGTTCATTTTATCCGATCCACCGCGAATAGATAAATCACGGCTCTGAACTTCACCTGTGCGTCCAAAAACTTGTTTTTGCCAATCAGTTCCTTTTTGCCCTTTGTACATATCATAATCATTCCATCCTCCAAAGTATTTTTCATAAGAGCTTAAATCAGTATTATCTTTAAGTGAAGCATACTCATATTGCCATTTAACATAATCTTCAGGAGATGTAACACCAATAGTTTTTGCTATTTTTTTCATTCCGTAAAACATATTATAGTTTACAGAGATTTTACCGTCTTTCCCTTTTTTAGTAGTCACAATAACAACTCCATAAGCACCTCTTGAACCGTAGATTGCTGTAGATGAAGCATCTTTTAAGATGGTCATCGTATCAATATCCGAAGAAGAAATATCATTAATATTGTTTACCGGAAATCCGTCTACAATATATAATGGGGAAGCATCTTGTGTTAAAGATCCGTTTCCACGAATTCTAATCTGAACATTTGAATCTGGTGAACCTTCAGAAGAAGTTACCTGAACCCCTGCTATACGCCCTGTTAAAGCTTCTGCAACGTTAGGCACCGGAATTTTACGCATTTCATTTCCAGAAAACGTAGCTACCGCACCAGTCAAATCAGATTTCTTTGATGTTCCGTATCCAATTACTACAACTTCATTTAAGTTGTTTGAATCTTCAGCCATTGAAACATCAAGCTTCGTTTTTCCATCAACAGCTACTTCTTTGGTTTTAAAACCTATAAAAGAAAAACTTAATACTGCTTTAGGATTGCTTAGTTTGATTTTATAACGCCCGTCAAAATCAGATGAAGCAGCATTTTTCGTGCCTTTTTCTAATATATTAACACCGGGAAGTCCCATACCTGAAGCATCTTTAATAGTACCTTCAAGTGAAACATTTTGCGCACTTATTTGATTGCTCGTAAATAAGCATAATAAGAAAACAAATGCGAAACAGCATTTTGTTCTTTTATTAAATAAATCTTTAAAATTCATGGTTTTGTGTTTAAGTTATTAATTAGTCTAGTTTTTTGTGGTTTTTTGTGTTCTATATATTTCTTATGATAATTTTTAAGCTTTATTAACAAAGTATCTTCGATTTCTTTTGAAATAAAAATGCATGATATTTTTCTAATGCAACAATCATGTAATCGATTACACAAACATAGATATTTTTTTTATATAAAAAATTAAAATTCATAAAAATTTCCTAAAAAAAAATTCATATCAAAAAATAAAGCTATTTTTTATATGACATGTGTAATTTATATCCTCAATAAATATTAAATATATTATTATTAATACCGTATTTGCTTTCCATTTAATAAAAAAACAATCGATTACATGAAGAAAAATTACAAAATTATCAGGTGTAAAAATCACACTTAAAATTATTTTGAAGACGAAGTCCGTCTCAAAAAATTAACAAATAAAATAATACTTAGCAGAATCAGCATTGTCATTTTTACCAATGCTAAAGAATCAACAAACGTTAAAAAAATCTTATAAAAAGACACAAAAAAACCTCTGAACAATAATGCTCAGAGGTTCTCTTTTTTGGTAAATTTATTTTTAAACGCTTTGCAGCTGTACCGAAGTTTTTCGTCGTTGTATTAACACAACAGTAATAACCATACCTATAACTGACATGATTACACCAATAAGATTTGGAGAAGCATAACTATATCCTGCCGTAAGAGGTAATCCGCCAAGAAAAGCACCCAAGGCATTTCCGATATTAAAACTTCCCTGAAGTGATGCCGAAGCAATCATTTCTGCATCTTTCGCCGTTCTGATCATCAACATTTGAATTGGTGCAATAACCGAGAATGAAATAGCTCCCGTTAAAAACGTAAGAAATAAAGAAGCGTATTGATTGAAAGAGAAAAAGTAAACCAGCATTAAATCGATCGCCATGACAAACAATAATGCTAATGTTGTTGGAGCCGGAGAAAATCGATCAGCCAGTTTACCGCCGGCAAAATTTCCAACCACCATTCCAAAACCAGCCAAAATCAAGATATACGAAACATCTTCTGCCGAAAATCTAGAAACATTTATCATTAATGGCGCGATGTAACTAATCCACGCAAATAATCCTCCGAAACCAATGGCTGTGATTCCAATAATAAGCCACGCATCGATTTGCTTAAAAAACTTCAATTGCGTTTTCATGTTTACACTATTATTTTTTTCCAGATTTGGCATCCATAAATAAATAAACAAAAACGTAAGCAAACCTACAATTGCAATTAATATAAAGGTATAACGCCAAATAAAGTGATGACCTATATAAGTACCAATTGGCACACCAATAAGATTTGCCAGCGTTAAGCCCGAAAACATAATGGCAATCGCCTGCGCTTCTTTACCTTTATCTGCCAAACGGCTTGCCACTACCGCTCCCACTCCAAAAAAGGCACCGTGCGGTAATCCGGATAAAAATCTCGAGGCGAATAAAAAATTATAAGTAGGCGCAATGATCGAAAGGGCGTTAAAAACCGTAAGCATCAAAGCTAAAATTAAAAGCATTTTTTTTGGAGCAAAATTTCGTCCAAGAATTACCAATAATGGTGCGCCAATAACAACACCTAAAGCGTAAGACGAAATTAAATATCCTGCAACTGGAATCGAAACTTTCATATCTGAGGCAATATCAGGCAATAAACCCATCATTGCAAATTCAGTTATTCCGATAGTTAAGCCTCCTAATGAGAGAGCAATAAGACTTTTTTTCATTTGTTTTTACAAGAAAGGAATAGATTTTCTATGGTGCAAATTTAACACTGTTCTCTTTAAAACAAGTTGTACATTTGCGATATAAACTTGTAAATTTAGGTTATGCCAAAGTTAAATCAATTTGAAACGCTTGTTATAGATGAGTTTGAAGATGAGAAATTTCACCTTCCGCCGCATACTCATACTTATTATGAAATCATTTACATTAAAAAAGGAAGCGGAATTCATCGTTTGAATAAAAATCTTCTTCCGTATAAGACAGGTGATTTGTTTGTGATTTCGCCGGAAGATGAACATTATTTTGACATCAAAAAAAGTACTCGTTTCTTTTCTATTAAGTTTACCGACAATTATTTTAATTCAAAACAAAATCTTACCTGCGACGAATTTTTAATTCATACGCCGGAAAGTTTCATGCGTGATAAAACACTAAAAGAAACTGTTCTAAAATTAGACGATCCCTGCAAAACAATATTAAAAAACACGATTGAAAACATTGCGGCTTATAATTGCAAAACCGACATTTCAAATTCGCCAATTGTATTTTATCAGATTCTTTCGATTTTTGGATTAATCAAAGAAACAATGCGCGGTTTGAATCTTGTTGTTAAAGGAAATTCTATTGATAACGAGCAAATCACATCTTATATTCATCAGAATATTTACAATCCGAAATTGGTTCAGATTAAAGTAATTGCCAATCATTTTAATATTGCAGAAACTTATTTCAGTGCTTATTTTAAAAGAACTTTTGCGATTAGTTATCGCGATTACATTCATAATTTAAGAACAACTTTGATCGAAAAACGAATTCACAACAATCAATTACCCATTAAACAAATTGCGTACGAGTTTGGTTTTACAGATGAAAGCCATCTTTCAAATTATTTTAAAAAGAGAAAAAATATGAAACCAACTGATTTTAAAAAAACATGAATTGGAAATCTTAAATATATAGCTGCTCTTAAAAAAAATCTCTAAATTTGTAATTCTAAAACAGTTTTAATTGTCTAAAAAAATCCACATATTATTTTTTGCTTTAACTCTTGGCTTCTTTTTGATGTCAAATATGAGTTATGCTTGTGGAAAAGTGGAAGAAAAAACATCTTGCGAAAAGAAAGCAATTTCAAAAAAAGAAGTTTCTGATTCCTGCCAAAAAGATTGCTGCAAAGAAAATCACAATTCTAAAAAAGACCAACACGGCTGTAATGGAAAATGTGATCATTCCAGTTGTACTCAAACTGCGTTACAATTTAGTCTGATTGCCGTAAATGAATTTGAATTCAACAATAACTTATTTAATTTCTCTATTGAGAAAACAACTCCATATTATAAAAATATCAGTATTTCTGATGGTTTTACATCTATTTGGCAACCGCCAAAAATAAAATAATTGTATTTTCTGACAGCCATAATTATCTTTCAGCCACAAAGTCTCTAAGATACTAAGGTTCAAAGAAAAAATTAAAGTTTGTGTCTCTGCATCTATGCGAGACAATAACTTCCTATAAAAATTAAAATTATTTAACTTAGAGAAAAACATAAATTCTCTATCAAAATTTACAACAATGAAAAATACAATAGCAACTATAGCAGCAGTAATTACAGTACTATTCTCTGCAAATACCATTCAGGCAAATTCAGTAAAAACAGATACAACAACAATTGAAGATGTAAATTCAAGTCAGTTACAAGTTGTTTATGATGCTTATTTTACTGTAAAAGATGCTTTAATTAAAAGTGATGCTAAATTAACTTCGGCAAAAGCCAAAGATTTATTGACCGCAATTACAGCGGTAAAAATGGATAAATTAAAAAGTGACGAACATACCATTTGGATGAAAGTCGTTAAAAAACTAACTGCAGATGCAAAAAGTATTTCAGCAACTGCAGATCTTAAAAAACAACGTGAAACTTTTAAATCACTTTCAAAAAACACCTACGATTTAATCAAAGTTTCTAAATCTGGCGAAGTTGTCTACAAACAATATTGCCCAATGGCAGATGCAGATTGGTTAAGCAAAGAAAAAGCAGTTAAAAATCCATATTACGGTTCTTCGATGTTAACTTGCGGAAACGTGGTAGAAACTATCAAGTAAATATGACACTCTACATCAAAAACATGGTGTGTGGTCGTTGTAAAATGGTTGTGAAGTCTGAGTTTGAAAAACTTGGACTTCATACTATTTCTGTTGAATTAGGAGAAGTTGAACTGCAAGATTCAATTACCGAAAATCAAAAAGAAATTTTACTTGAAAACCTGCAAGCTTTAGGTTTCGACTTCATTGATGACAAAAAAAGTAAAACTATTGAGAAAATTAAAAATCTAATTGTTGACTTGGTTCATCATAAAAACAGCGAACTCAAAATCAACTTATCTGATTATTTAGTCGAAAACTTAAATCAGGATTATAGCACTTTGAGTAATCTATTTTCAGAAGTTGAAAACATCACAATCGAAAAATATTATATCAGTCAGAAAATAGAAAAGGTAAAAGAGTTATTAATTTACAACGAACTTTCATTAAGCGAAATTGCAGATATTTTGAACTATAGTAACGTAGCGCATTTAAGCAATCAGTTTAAAAAAATTACTGGTTTCACACCTACTTATTTCAAGCAATTGAAAGACAAAAAACGAATTCAAATAGAGAATTTGTAATTTTTTTAACCGCAAAGGATGTTTTGTCATTTCGAGAAACGAGAAATCGCATTAAGAGCTCCGTTTAGTATGTCGCCAATCTTTGAGTTACGCGTGTGATTTCTCGTTCCTCGAAATGACAAAACGCCTTTTACGGTTAACTAACTTTTCGTAAATATTACAAATCATTCTCAAAATTCTACAAACCGAAATAAACATTACTTCGGAAATTTGCATTGTAATACTTAAAGATAAACAATGACACATACCTATAAACTTACCGGAATGACATGTACAAGCTGTGAAGACAAAGTAAAAAAAGCACTTGAACTTGTCGACAACATAACAAATGTTGCTGTTTCGAAAGATAAAAACACTGCAATTATAACTATGAGCAAACATGTTGCTTTAGCAGATTTACAAAACGCATTAGACAGTAAATATCAAATCTCAGTAATCGATCAGAGTGAAACCGCAGAGCAAACAAGATCCTGGTTTGAGACTTATAAACCAATTGTACTAATCTTCTTTTATATCAGTTTAGTTACGATTTTGATTCAGTTAACAAATCATCAT
It contains:
- a CDS encoding DUF3347 domain-containing protein, with product MKNTIATIAAVITVLFSANTIQANSVKTDTTTIEDVNSSQLQVVYDAYFTVKDALIKSDAKLTSAKAKDLLTAITAVKMDKLKSDEHTIWMKVVKKLTADAKSISATADLKKQRETFKSLSKNTYDLIKVSKSGEVVYKQYCPMADADWLSKEKAVKNPYYGSSMLTCGNVVETIK
- a CDS encoding RagB/SusD family nutrient uptake outer membrane protein, which encodes MKHKILIAGIILASIFTSCSDNYLDAPAESTLDESVIFSSPGLAEGAIDGIKIPFAETNSYRGRFLPFYGLNTDVEWYNSSQTVSDASDLCTYDAKANNSQMNTTNNAWAMMYSGIERANICIRGLRAYGNPTAGSELGYLLGEALTLRAIYYADLIKAWGDVPARFEPVNNATLYVGKTSRDVIYKQLIADLAEASTLVPWPGETAATSKVERINKAFVKGFRARLAMVASGYQQYPDGVRRSTDPELSVPVMYALALKESRDVIQSGSAHLEPSFETFWRKYNQEYLVAGGESLWELPFSEGRGRMLFTFAVRHTTNDQFHANGPNRGGTAGPLPFVFYDYDPTDTRRDVTCVPYKYGTAVNNVAKQELGALNTWYFGKYRYEWMTRFVTSTNDDGVNKIYMRYAEVLLIAAEAANEIEGPSAAAPYLKEIRRRAFPAAVQADKVDNYVNALTGKDAMFNALVEENKYEFTGEMERKQNLIRWNLLKTKLDEAKAKMTNLSQHIGEYATVPSTLYYKYKADNVSLDIYGLNKGETTNPGAAYTAFAWTWTGTATDTKINTLYKAGVNPDNRQFWPIWQVFIDGSNGKLVNDYNY
- a CDS encoding DUF5123 domain-containing protein, whose amino-acid sequence is MSLVLTAAFSGCESYNDGVVETLNVSREFSPIGVKATIRNQTTVELDWTLKQDEVADHFVVEFSADDPNFTTIYKTLNVTQEQLPIQVALEGETVYSIRVKAVGTTGLADSSWSVVTATTLSEQIFFPVLETDVEGASATLRWPANSNVTQITAAPGNITHTITPAEKLAGVATVTGLTGDTFYTATLLNGTKTRGTATFTTGVDVSTGTVVNPTDNLNTIITQAAPNAKLYLMPGNYNAYIGDIVLTKPVTIRGVKRYDMPLVNVTFTAAAGASAVSLIDLDLNGTGITNSALLTITGASSIYNDILISGCKVHDYARALVSANASATKVKSFVVDNSIVRNVNTNAGADFIDFRNTYVADIILKNSTFDNCSTARDFVRADAVAPAAGFSGTGLITNVLIDKCTLYKVSSTAAPKRILYVRFNDNTSIVRNTLIAETTAIYTNQAATKAPTFTKTYYYNAASFMDATIALNKIDATGITANPQFTNAAAGDFTIGNQTLKDNAIGDPRWIK
- a CDS encoding SusC/RagA family TonB-linked outer membrane protein, with protein sequence MNFKDLFNKRTKCCFAFVFLLCLFTSNQISAQNVSLEGTIKDASGMGLPGVNILEKGTKNAASSDFDGRYKIKLSNPKAVLSFSFIGFKTKEVAVDGKTKLDVSMAEDSNNLNEVVVIGYGTSKKSDLTGAVATFSGNEMRKIPVPNVAEALTGRIAGVQVTSSEGSPDSNVQIRIRGNGSLTQDASPLYIVDGFPVNNINDISSSDIDTMTILKDASSTAIYGSRGAYGVVIVTTKKGKDGKISVNYNMFYGMKKIAKTIGVTSPEDYVKWQYEYASLKDNTDLSSYEKYFGGWNDYDMYKGQKGTDWQKQVFGRTGEVQSRDLSIRGGSDKMNFNFNYAHYDEKAIMLGSDFSRNNLSLAMNSKASDKVDLSFTVRYSDTEINGGGMNEQNEVSSADSRLKNVVGYAPIPVPGLTTDDTDEAVSENLTHPFVAIYDTDRQQFRKNFNMLGSFAWKLTSDLVFKTELGLDNYNYLDYRYYGRSTYYVKNNPAAERQGMPAMILGDRKDVRFRNANTLNYDLKRLVGENHGLKFLLGEESIDFQRNDVNTAIHGYPLSFGIDQAKKLTTQGTPVSVDNFYFPDDKLLSFFGRVNYDYKDRYLFTATYRADGSSKFLGDNKWGFFPAAAAAWKISGEEFMKNASWVNLLKLRVSYGEAGNNNIPTGQMVQSFISSTSTWINGVDNFWAASKTMANPDLKWETTVTQNIGLDFDLFKNRVTGSVEVYKNVTKDLLINFPISGGGYDFQYRNMGEVQNSGVEATLNLNLIERPKYGVSVSFNAGFNTNKINSLGIMNNFGQGSGWASTAIGNDYLVNVGQPIGIMYGYKSDGRYEVSDFDYNAGTYTLKTGVPDGTTIVGPMKPGAMKLKDITGDNKVDANDLTVIGNANPKATGGFVLNANAYGFDLSAAFNYSIGNDVYNANKIEFSTSIPNGQYRNLNSEMADGQRWTNLDPASGQLVTDPAALTALNANTTMWSPYMPRYVFSDWAVEDGSFLRLNTLSLGYTTPNDLTSALGVSKLRFYLTASNVFVWTKYSGPDPESSTRRNTPLTPGVDYSAYPRSRQLIFGLNLNF
- a CDS encoding MFS transporter; this translates as MKKSLIALSLGGLTIGITEFAMMGLLPDIASDMKVSIPVAGYLISSYALGVVIGAPLLVILGRNFAPKKMLLILALMLTVFNALSIIAPTYNFLFASRFLSGLPHGAFFGVGAVVASRLADKGKEAQAIAIMFSGLTLANLIGVPIGTYIGHHFIWRYTFILIAIVGLLTFLFIYLWMPNLEKNNSVNMKTQLKFFKQIDAWLIIGITAIGFGGLFAWISYIAPLMINVSRFSAEDVSYILILAGFGMVVGNFAGGKLADRFSPAPTTLALLFVMAIDLMLVYFFSFNQYASLFLTFLTGAISFSVIAPIQMLMIRTAKDAEMIASASLQGSFNIGNALGAFLGGLPLTAGYSYASPNLIGVIMSVIGMVITVVLIQRRKTSVQLQSV
- a CDS encoding AraC family transcriptional regulator — its product is MPKLNQFETLVIDEFEDEKFHLPPHTHTYYEIIYIKKGSGIHRLNKNLLPYKTGDLFVISPEDEHYFDIKKSTRFFSIKFTDNYFNSKQNLTCDEFLIHTPESFMRDKTLKETVLKLDDPCKTILKNTIENIAAYNCKTDISNSPIVFYQILSIFGLIKETMRGLNLVVKGNSIDNEQITSYIHQNIYNPKLVQIKVIANHFNIAETYFSAYFKRTFAISYRDYIHNLRTTLIEKRIHNNQLPIKQIAYEFGFTDESHLSNYFKKRKNMKPTDFKKT
- a CDS encoding helix-turn-helix domain-containing protein, translating into MVVKSEFEKLGLHTISVELGEVELQDSITENQKEILLENLQALGFDFIDDKKSKTIEKIKNLIVDLVHHKNSELKINLSDYLVENLNQDYSTLSNLFSEVENITIEKYYISQKIEKVKELLIYNELSLSEIADILNYSNVAHLSNQFKKITGFTPTYFKQLKDKKRIQIENL